The following proteins are encoded in a genomic region of Brachypodium distachyon strain Bd21 chromosome 1, Brachypodium_distachyon_v3.0, whole genome shotgun sequence:
- the LOC100846576 gene encoding protein root UVB sensitive 3 — translation MDIESSPSLGGQREREREPAAGAWVTVEEWSGSSGSVLSRTAVLTASPTSLISNRYGSRWGRIGGRVLGAFVPEGFPGSVTPDYVPFQMWDTLQGLSTYIRAMLSTQALLSAIGVGEKSATVIGATFQWFLRDLTGMLGGILFAFYQGSNLDSNAKMWRLVADFMNDLGMLMDLLSPLFPSSLIVIMCLGSLSRSFTGVASGATRAALTQHFALAKNAADISAKEGSQETLATMSGMGLGMLLAHVTRGHDLVVWVSFLSLTIFHMYANYKAVQSLSLVTLNYERTSILLQYFLEDGEVRTPQQVSKQEHILPFWSSWRRLLRTKLPHELVHLGAKASMLTHSDMLLISKTRSYYTDANYFLLDKEGSVHIFIHKQAAATDVLKSFVHGLVLARLTRKSKSCHAEAHQWMDDKYNIFISKLKMEGYSTERLLSHSIVWRAHWLYGSSDEKIK, via the exons ATGGACATCGAATCCTCCCCGTCCCTGGGTGGGCAGCGCGAGCGCGAGCGCGAGCCTGCCGCGGGGGCGTGGGTGACGGTCGAGGAGTGGAGCGGCAGCTCCGGCTCCGTGCTCTCCCGCACCGCCGTCCTCACCGCCTCTCCCACCTCGCTCATCTCCAACAGGTACGGCAGCCGGTGGGGCCGGATCGGCGGCCGCGTGCTCGGCGCCTTCGTGCCCGAG GGATTTCCTGGTAGCGTTACCCCGGATTACGTCCCGTTCCAGATGTGGGATACCTTGCAG GGGCTCTCAACATACATCCGTGCGATGTTGTCAACGCAA GCTCTTTTGAGTGCCATTGGTGTAGGTGAGAAATCTGCCACGGTCATAGGAGCCACTTTTCAG TGGTTTCTCAGGGATTTGACAGGTATGCTCGGAGGTATATTGTTCGCTTTTTACCAG GGATCTAACCTTGATAGCAATGCTAAAATGTGGCGTCTAGTTGCAGACTTCATGAATGACCTAG GAATGTTGATGGATCTCTTAAGCCCTTTGTTTCCTTCATCATTGATAGTTATAATGTGCTTGGGCAGCCTGTCTCGGTCATTTA CTGGTGTTGCTAGTGGAGCAACTAGAGCAGCATTAACGCAGCATTTCGCACTTGCGAAAAATGCAGCTGATATATCTGCTAAG GAGGGCAGTCAGGAGACACTTGCAACTATGTCTGGAATGGGACTGGGAATGTTGTTGGCCCATGTTACCAGGGGGCATGATTTGGTTGTATGGGTTTCATTCCTTTCTCTCACAATATTTCATATGTATG CAAATTACAAGGCAGTGCAGTCACTTTCACTTGTTACACTAAATTATGAGAGAACTTCCATCTTGCTGCAGTATTTTCTCGAAGATGGTGAAG TTCGTACACCACAACAGGTCTCCAAGCAAGAGCATATTCTTCCGTTCTGGTCAAGCTGGCGGAGATTGCTTAGAACTAAACTTCCACATGAGCTTGTACATTTAGGTGCTAAAGCCTCAATGCTTACGCACTCTGATAT GTTACTGATTTCAAAAACAAGGTCCTACTATACAGATG CCAACTATTTTTTGCTGGATAAGGAAGGCAGTGTTCATATTTTCATCCACAAGCAAGCAGCGGCAACTGATGTTTTGAAGTCATTTGTACATGGACTTGTGTTAGCACGTCTGACACGGAAGAGCAAATCTTGCCATGCGGAAGCTCACCAATGGATGGATGACAAGTACAACATTTTCATCTCCAag CTGAAAATGGAAGGTTACTCAACTGAACGACTTCTGTCGCATTCCATTGTTTGGAGGGCACACTGGCTTTACGGTTCTTCAGATGAGAAGATCAAGTAG